A genome region from Pseudomonas anguilliseptica includes the following:
- a CDS encoding ABC transporter ATP-binding protein: MSHSHLELTGVGIDFPTDKGLYRALQNVNLRINKGEFVSLIGHSGCGKSTVLNIVAGLYKATTGGVILDGREVDEPGPERAVVFQNHSLLPWLSCYQNVELAVRQVFQGKKSRSEMRDWIEHNLQLVHMMHAKDKRPNEISGGMKQRIGIARALAMQPKVLLMDEPFGALDALTRAHLQDSLMEIHADLGNTVIMITHDVDEAVLLSDRIVMMSNGPAASVGEILQVELQRPRDRIALAHDSRYHEYRAAVLEFLYQKQQRPAA; the protein is encoded by the coding sequence ATGAGCCATTCACACCTCGAACTGACCGGCGTCGGCATCGATTTTCCCACCGACAAGGGACTGTACCGTGCGCTGCAGAACGTCAATCTGCGTATCAACAAGGGCGAATTCGTTTCCCTGATCGGCCACTCCGGCTGCGGTAAGTCCACCGTACTGAACATAGTCGCCGGTCTCTACAAGGCCACCACCGGCGGGGTTATCCTTGACGGCCGCGAAGTCGACGAGCCTGGCCCCGAGCGCGCGGTGGTGTTCCAGAACCACAGCCTACTGCCCTGGCTAAGCTGCTACCAGAACGTCGAATTGGCGGTTCGCCAGGTGTTCCAGGGCAAGAAATCGCGCAGCGAAATGCGCGACTGGATCGAACACAACCTGCAACTGGTGCACATGATGCACGCCAAGGACAAGCGCCCTAACGAGATATCTGGCGGAATGAAACAGCGCATCGGCATCGCCCGCGCCCTGGCCATGCAGCCCAAGGTATTGCTGATGGACGAACCCTTCGGCGCGCTGGACGCCCTGACCCGCGCCCACCTGCAGGACTCGCTGATGGAGATCCACGCCGACCTCGGCAATACCGTGATCATGATCACCCACGATGTCGACGAGGCCGTGCTGCTGTCCGACCGCATTGTGATGATGAGCAACGGCCCGGCGGCCAGTGTCGGCGAGATTCTTCAGGTGGAACTGCAGCGCCCACGTGATCGCATTGCCTTGGCCCATGACTCGCGCTACCACGAATACCGCGCCGCCGTGTTGGAGTTCCTCTATCAGAAACAGCAACGTCCGGCTGCGTGA
- a CDS encoding ANTAR domain-containing response regulator, translating to MLRILLINDTAKKVGRLKTALTEAGFEVIDESGLTIDLPERVEAVRPDVILIDTESPSRDVMEQVVLVSRDQPRPIVMFTDEHDPGVMRQAIQSGVSAYIVEGIHAQRLQPILDVAMARFESDQALRAQLQARDAQLAERKRIELAKGLLMKMKSCDEEQAYTLMRRQAMSRQQKLAQVAEQIIAMHDMLGD from the coding sequence ATGCTGCGCATCCTGCTGATCAACGACACTGCCAAGAAAGTCGGCCGCCTGAAAACCGCCCTGACCGAGGCCGGCTTCGAAGTCATCGATGAATCCGGCCTGACCATCGACCTGCCGGAGCGGGTCGAGGCAGTTCGCCCTGACGTGATCCTGATCGACACTGAATCACCCAGCCGCGATGTGATGGAACAGGTGGTGCTGGTCAGCCGCGATCAGCCGCGACCGATTGTCATGTTCACCGACGAGCACGATCCCGGCGTAATGCGCCAGGCGATTCAGAGCGGCGTCAGCGCCTATATCGTCGAGGGCATTCATGCCCAGCGCCTGCAGCCGATTCTCGACGTGGCCATGGCGCGTTTCGAGAGCGACCAGGCGCTGCGCGCACAACTGCAGGCCCGCGATGCCCAGCTGGCTGAACGCAAACGCATCGAATTGGCCAAGGGCCTGTTGATGAAGATGAAAAGCTGCGACGAGGAACAGGCCTACACCCTGATGCGCCGCCAGGCCATGAGCCGTCAGCAGAAACTGGCGCAGGTGGCCGAACAGATCATCGCCATGCACGACATGCTCGGCGACTGA
- a CDS encoding CmpA/NrtA family ABC transporter substrate-binding protein, giving the protein MNEHDISRSDTPEKPVLNIGFMALTDAASVIVAATQGFAEKHGLTLNLQRQASWATLRDKLLSGELDAAHCLYGLIYGVQLGLGGAPATDMAVLMGLNQNGQSINLSPALQAAGVSTGSALAQRAHQSGAKLTFAQTFPTGTHAMWLNYWLASQGIHPLNDVDSVVVPPPQMLAHLKARRIDGFCVGEPWSAQAVDEQMGCTLTTSQAIWPDHPEKVLGCTREFAEQHPNSARALIMAVLEASRFIDESEENQRSTAQLLSGSEYVDAPLSAIQPRFLGQYQDGLGHAWQDAHPLRFHAGGAVNQPYLSDGMWFMTQFRRWGLLREDPDYLVIARQVQQLDLYRQAAEALGIEVPSDMRSSQLLDGQVWDGSDPAGYARSFALHALADASIGAQQEGR; this is encoded by the coding sequence ATGAATGAGCACGACATCAGCCGCAGCGATACACCGGAAAAACCGGTACTGAATATCGGCTTTATGGCCCTCACAGACGCCGCATCGGTCATCGTGGCCGCCACCCAGGGCTTTGCTGAGAAGCATGGTTTGACCCTCAACCTGCAACGCCAGGCATCCTGGGCCACCTTGCGCGATAAGCTGCTGAGCGGCGAGTTAGATGCCGCCCACTGCCTCTACGGTTTGATTTATGGCGTGCAGCTGGGTCTTGGCGGGGCGCCAGCTACCGACATGGCGGTGCTGATGGGCCTGAATCAGAATGGTCAGAGCATCAACCTGTCGCCCGCTTTGCAAGCTGCTGGTGTGAGCACTGGCAGCGCATTGGCGCAACGCGCGCACCAGTCTGGCGCCAAACTGACCTTCGCCCAGACCTTCCCCACCGGCACCCACGCCATGTGGCTGAACTACTGGCTGGCCAGCCAAGGCATCCACCCGCTAAATGATGTCGACAGCGTCGTCGTTCCACCACCACAGATGCTCGCCCACCTTAAGGCCCGGCGTATCGACGGCTTCTGCGTTGGTGAGCCCTGGAGTGCCCAGGCAGTGGATGAACAGATGGGCTGCACCTTGACCACAAGCCAGGCGATCTGGCCCGACCATCCGGAAAAAGTTCTGGGTTGTACCCGCGAGTTTGCCGAACAGCACCCCAACAGCGCCCGCGCCCTGATCATGGCGGTGCTGGAAGCCAGCCGGTTTATCGATGAAAGCGAGGAAAACCAGCGCAGCACGGCGCAACTGCTCAGCGGTAGCGAGTATGTCGATGCGCCGCTGTCGGCGATCCAGCCGCGCTTTCTCGGCCAATATCAGGACGGTCTCGGCCACGCGTGGCAAGACGCCCATCCACTGCGTTTTCACGCAGGCGGCGCGGTCAACCAGCCCTACCTATCCGACGGCATGTGGTTTATGACCCAGTTCCGCCGCTGGGGCCTGCTGCGCGAAGACCCGGACTACCTGGTGATTGCCCGCCAGGTGCAACAACTCGACCTCTACCGCCAGGCCGCCGAGGCGCTCGGCATCGAGGTACCAAGCGACATGCGCAGCAGCCAGTTGCTCGACGGCCAGGTCTGGGATGGCAGCGACCCGGCCGGTTACGCACGCAGCTTTGCCCTGCACGCCCTGGCGGATGCATCTATCGGCGCCCAACAGGAGGGCCGCTGA
- a CDS encoding transcriptional regulator: MLDVLQLKHSVNRMPLEKVRATVNELQLEGIVTEGKTPFSRVHFNTCFAEIEALLQRAGYHRQLDVVGYQGLAYAMFDPSRWEAVEVLRWLKEFVEEAQGKSLSR; this comes from the coding sequence ATGCTCGACGTACTGCAGCTGAAACACAGCGTAAACCGCATGCCTTTGGAAAAAGTCCGGGCCACAGTCAATGAATTGCAGCTTGAAGGCATCGTTACCGAGGGTAAAACGCCGTTTTCCCGAGTGCACTTCAACACCTGCTTTGCCGAGATCGAAGCCTTGCTGCAGCGCGCCGGCTATCACCGCCAGCTGGATGTAGTCGGTTATCAGGGCCTGGCCTATGCCATGTTCGACCCCTCGCGCTGGGAGGCGGTGGAGGTGCTGCGCTGGCTCAAGGAATTTGTCGAGGAAGCTCAGGGTAAATCGCTGTCCCGCTAA
- the acnB gene encoding bifunctional aconitate hydratase 2/2-methylisocitrate dehydratase → MLEAYRKHVAERAAQGIVPQPLNAEQTAGLIELLKNPPAGEEAVLLDLITNRVPPGVDEAAYVKAGFLSALAKGEVTSPLISKQHAVELLGTMQGGYNIATLVELLDDSELAAVTAEQLKHTLLMFDAFHDVAEKAKNSNVHAKGVLQSWADGEWFKNRPTLADKISLRVFKVTGETNTDDLSPAPDAWSRPDIPLHALAMLKMARDGIVPDEQGVTGPMKQIEAMRGQGFPIAYVGDVVGTGSSRKSATNSVLWFFGDDIPNVPNKRAGGFCFGSKIAPIFYNTMEDAGALPIEFDVSNMHMGDVIDLYPHAGKVCKHGTDEVLATFEMKTPVLLDEVRAGGRIPLIIGRGLTEKARAELGLGPTDLFKLPEPPAASTKGFTLAQKMVGKACGLPEGKGVRPGTYCEPKMTTVGSQDTTGPMTRDELKDLACLGFSADLVMQSFCHTAAYPKPIDVTTHHTLPDFIRTRGGVSLRPGDGIIHSWLNRMLLPDTVGTGGDSHTRFPIGISFPAGSGLVAFAAATGVMPLDMPESVLVRFKGKLQPGITLRDLVHAIPYVAIQKGLLTVEKKGKKNIFSGRILEIEGLDELTVEQAFELSDASAERSAAGCTIKLPEKAIAEYLRSNITLLRWMISEGYGDARTMERRAQAMEAWLADPKLMEADKDAEYAEIIEIDLADINEPVLCAPNDPDDARLLSSVQGEKIDEVFIGSCMTNIGHFRAAGKLLEKVEGTLPTRLWLSPPTKMDQHQLTEEGYYGIYGTAGARMEMPGCSLCMGNQARVEANSTVVSTSTRNFPNRLGDGANVYLASAELAAVAAITGKLPTVEEYMDYAKKIDTMAADVYRYLSFDQIAEFREAAANAQIPAVQV, encoded by the coding sequence GTGCTTGAAGCCTATCGCAAACATGTAGCAGAGCGTGCCGCTCAGGGTATCGTGCCCCAGCCGCTGAACGCCGAACAAACCGCAGGCCTGATCGAGCTGCTGAAAAACCCGCCAGCCGGCGAAGAAGCTGTTCTTCTCGACCTGATCACCAACCGCGTGCCGCCAGGCGTCGACGAAGCTGCCTACGTCAAGGCCGGTTTCCTCTCTGCCCTTGCCAAAGGCGAAGTCACTTCCCCACTGATCAGCAAGCAACACGCTGTTGAACTGCTCGGCACCATGCAAGGCGGTTACAACATCGCCACCCTGGTTGAGCTGCTCGACGACAGCGAACTGGCTGCCGTGACTGCCGAGCAACTGAAGCACACCCTGCTGATGTTCGACGCCTTCCACGACGTCGCTGAAAAAGCCAAGAACAGCAACGTTCACGCCAAAGGCGTACTGCAATCCTGGGCTGACGGCGAGTGGTTCAAGAACCGCCCGACCCTGGCCGACAAGATCAGCCTGCGCGTATTCAAGGTCACCGGCGAAACCAACACCGACGACCTGTCCCCAGCTCCAGATGCCTGGTCGCGTCCGGATATCCCGCTGCACGCCCTGGCCATGCTGAAAATGGCCCGTGACGGCATCGTGCCGGACGAGCAAGGCGTAACCGGCCCGATGAAGCAGATCGAAGCCATGCGCGGCCAAGGTTTCCCGATTGCCTACGTCGGTGACGTAGTCGGTACCGGTTCCTCGCGTAAATCCGCCACCAACTCGGTGCTGTGGTTCTTCGGCGACGACATCCCTAACGTGCCAAACAAGCGCGCAGGTGGCTTCTGCTTCGGCAGCAAGATTGCACCGATCTTCTACAACACCATGGAAGATGCCGGCGCTCTGCCAATCGAATTCGACGTTTCCAACATGCACATGGGCGACGTGATCGACCTGTACCCGCATGCTGGCAAAGTCTGCAAGCACGGCACCGACGAAGTACTGGCCACCTTCGAAATGAAGACCCCGGTACTGCTCGACGAAGTCCGCGCTGGCGGCCGTATCCCGCTGATCATCGGTCGCGGTCTGACCGAGAAAGCCCGTGCCGAACTGGGCCTGGGCCCAACCGACCTGTTCAAGCTGCCTGAGCCACCGGCTGCCAGCACCAAGGGTTTCACCCTGGCGCAGAAGATGGTCGGCAAGGCGTGCGGCCTGCCAGAAGGCAAAGGCGTGCGCCCTGGCACCTACTGCGAACCGAAGATGACCACCGTCGGCTCCCAGGACACCACTGGCCCGATGACCCGCGACGAGCTGAAAGACCTGGCGTGCCTGGGCTTCTCCGCTGACCTGGTGATGCAGTCGTTCTGCCACACCGCGGCGTATCCAAAGCCAATCGACGTCACCACCCACCACACCCTGCCGGATTTCATCCGCACCCGTGGCGGCGTGTCCCTGCGTCCTGGCGACGGCATCATCCACAGCTGGCTGAACCGCATGCTGCTGCCGGATACCGTCGGTACCGGTGGTGACTCGCACACCCGCTTCCCGATCGGCATCTCCTTCCCGGCCGGTTCCGGTCTGGTTGCCTTCGCCGCTGCCACTGGCGTTATGCCGCTGGACATGCCGGAGTCGGTACTGGTGCGCTTCAAGGGCAAACTGCAACCAGGCATCACCCTGCGTGACCTGGTGCATGCCATCCCTTACGTGGCCATCCAGAAAGGTCTGCTGACCGTCGAGAAGAAAGGCAAGAAGAACATCTTCTCCGGCCGCATCCTTGAGATCGAAGGTCTGGACGAGCTGACCGTTGAACAGGCTTTCGAGCTGTCCGACGCCTCGGCCGAGCGTTCCGCTGCAGGTTGCACCATCAAGCTGCCGGAAAAGGCGATTGCCGAGTACCTGCGTTCGAACATCACCCTGCTGCGCTGGATGATCAGCGAAGGCTACGGCGATGCCCGCACCATGGAACGTCGCGCTCAAGCGATGGAAGCCTGGTTGGCCGATCCGAAGCTGATGGAAGCCGACAAGGACGCCGAGTACGCCGAAATCATCGAAATCGACCTGGCCGACATCAACGAGCCGGTTCTCTGCGCACCGAACGACCCGGATGATGCTCGTCTGCTGTCCTCCGTTCAAGGCGAGAAGATCGACGAAGTGTTTATCGGTTCGTGCATGACCAACATCGGTCACTTCCGCGCTGCCGGTAAGTTGCTGGAAAAAGTCGAAGGCACCCTGCCGACTCGCCTGTGGCTGTCGCCGCCGACCAAGATGGACCAGCATCAGCTTACCGAAGAAGGCTACTACGGTATCTACGGCACAGCTGGCGCGCGCATGGAAATGCCGGGCTGCTCGCTGTGCATGGGTAACCAGGCACGCGTTGAGGCGAACTCCACCGTGGTTTCGACCTCCACCCGTAACTTCCCCAACCGTCTGGGCGATGGTGCCAACGTCTACCTGGCTTCGGCCGAGCTGGCGGCTGTTGCGGCCATCACCGGTAAACTGCCGACTGTTGAGGAGTACATGGACTACGCGAAGAAAATCGACACCATGGCTGCGGACGTTTACCGCTACCTGAGCTTCGACCAGATCGCCGAGTTCCGTGAAGCTGCTGCAAACGCCCAGATCCCTGCTGTTCAGGTCTAA
- a CDS encoding CmpA/NrtA family ABC transporter substrate-binding protein translates to MMLSPLSLQMALAAEAEKDELKFGFIKLTDMAPLAIAYEKGFFEDEGLYVTLEAQANWKVLLDRVIDGELDGAHMLSGQPIGATIGFGTKADVVTAFTMDLNGNAITVSNAVWEEMKKHVPMEGGKPVHPIKADALKPVIEKFNAGGKSFNLGMVFPVSTHNYELRYWLAAGGIHPGYYAPHKGDTSGQIDAKALLSVTPPPQMPATLEAGTIHGYSVGEPWNQAAVFKGIGVPVVADYSIRKNMSEKVFGVSKSWADANPETHKRVVKALIRAGQWLDADNNANRQEAVEILSRPEYVGADAKVIANSMTGTFEFEKGDKREVPDFNVFFRYHATYPYYSDAVWYLTQMRRWGQIAEAKPDSWYLEMAKKVYLPDIYREAAAELVAEGKFSASDFPPADDDGFRAALTDTIDDVPYDGRKPNAYLEQFEIGLKGDTQI, encoded by the coding sequence ATGATGCTGTCACCGCTAAGCCTGCAAATGGCCCTCGCCGCTGAAGCGGAGAAAGACGAGCTGAAGTTTGGCTTTATCAAACTGACCGATATGGCGCCGTTGGCCATCGCCTACGAGAAAGGTTTCTTCGAAGATGAAGGTCTGTACGTCACCCTAGAAGCCCAGGCCAACTGGAAAGTGCTGCTGGATCGGGTGATCGACGGCGAACTGGACGGCGCACACATGCTCTCCGGCCAACCGATCGGCGCCACCATCGGTTTCGGCACCAAGGCCGACGTGGTCACCGCGTTTACCATGGACCTCAACGGCAACGCCATCACCGTCTCCAATGCAGTCTGGGAGGAGATGAAGAAGCACGTGCCGATGGAAGGCGGCAAACCTGTGCACCCGATCAAGGCCGACGCCCTGAAGCCGGTGATCGAGAAGTTCAACGCCGGCGGCAAGTCCTTCAACCTGGGCATGGTGTTTCCGGTGTCCACGCATAACTACGAACTGCGCTACTGGCTCGCTGCCGGCGGCATCCACCCGGGCTATTACGCCCCGCACAAAGGCGACACCAGCGGCCAGATCGACGCCAAGGCTCTGCTTTCGGTAACCCCGCCGCCGCAGATGCCCGCCACCTTGGAAGCCGGCACCATCCACGGCTACAGCGTTGGCGAGCCGTGGAACCAGGCGGCCGTGTTCAAGGGCATTGGCGTGCCGGTAGTCGCCGACTACTCCATCCGCAAGAACATGTCGGAGAAAGTCTTCGGCGTATCCAAGAGCTGGGCCGACGCCAACCCGGAAACGCACAAGCGCGTGGTCAAGGCGCTGATTCGCGCCGGCCAGTGGTTGGACGCAGACAACAACGCCAACCGCCAGGAAGCCGTGGAGATCCTTTCCCGTCCTGAGTACGTCGGCGCCGACGCCAAAGTGATCGCCAACTCGATGACCGGCACCTTCGAGTTCGAGAAGGGTGACAAGCGCGAGGTGCCAGACTTCAACGTGTTTTTCCGCTACCACGCCACCTATCCCTACTACTCCGATGCCGTGTGGTACCTGACACAGATGCGCCGCTGGGGCCAGATCGCCGAAGCCAAGCCGGACAGCTGGTACCTGGAGATGGCCAAGAAGGTCTATCTGCCAGATATCTATCGTGAAGCCGCTGCCGAACTGGTGGCAGAAGGCAAGTTCAGCGCCAGCGATTTCCCGCCGGCCGATGACGATGGCTTTCGTGCAGCGCTGACCGACACCATCGACGATGTGCCTTACGACGGTCGCAAGCCTAATGCCTACCTCGAGCAGTTCGAGATCGGTCTGAAGGGCGACACGCAGATCTAA
- the alaC gene encoding alanine transaminase, with product MADQASRRFARIDRLPPYVFNITAELKMAARRRGEDIIDFSMGNPDGPTPPHIVEKLVQVAQREDTHGYSTSRGIPRLRRAISRWYKDRYEVEIDPESEAIVTIGSKEGLAHLMLATLDHGDTVLVPNPSYPIHIYGAVIAGAQVRSVPLIPGVDFFAELERAIRESIPKPKMMILGFPSNPTAQCVELDFFERVVALAKQYDVLVIHDLAYADIVYDGWKAPSIMQVPGAKDIAVEFFTLSKSYNMAGWRIGFMVGNKELVSALARIKSYHDYGTFTPLQVAAIAALEGDQQCVRDIAEQYRQRRNLLVKGLHELGWMVENPKASMYVWAKIPEQYAQLGSLEFAKKLLLEAKVCVSPGIGFDDYGDDHVRFALIENQDRTRQAIRGIKTMFRADGLLPAKKAKADE from the coding sequence ATGGCTGACCAAGCTTCGCGCCGCTTTGCGCGCATAGATCGACTCCCCCCCTACGTTTTCAACATCACTGCCGAATTGAAGATGGCCGCGCGTCGCCGTGGCGAAGACATCATCGACTTCAGCATGGGCAACCCGGATGGCCCTACGCCGCCGCATATCGTCGAAAAACTGGTGCAGGTCGCCCAGCGTGAAGACACCCACGGCTACTCCACTTCCCGCGGTATCCCGCGCCTGCGCCGCGCCATCTCGCGCTGGTACAAGGACCGCTACGAAGTCGAGATCGACCCGGAAAGCGAAGCCATCGTCACTATCGGTTCCAAGGAAGGTCTGGCGCACTTGATGCTGGCCACCCTGGATCATGGCGACACGGTACTGGTACCCAACCCCAGCTACCCGATTCATATCTACGGCGCGGTAATCGCTGGCGCACAGGTGCGTTCGGTACCGCTGATTCCCGGCGTGGACTTCTTCGCCGAGCTGGAACGGGCGATTCGCGAGTCGATCCCCAAGCCGAAGATGATGATCCTCGGCTTCCCCTCCAACCCCACTGCACAGTGCGTGGAGCTGGACTTCTTCGAGCGCGTGGTGGCTCTGGCCAAACAATATGACGTGCTGGTGATCCACGACCTGGCCTACGCCGATATCGTCTACGACGGCTGGAAAGCCCCGTCGATCATGCAGGTGCCGGGCGCCAAAGACATTGCCGTGGAGTTCTTCACCCTGTCCAAAAGCTACAACATGGCCGGCTGGCGCATCGGCTTCATGGTCGGTAACAAGGAGCTGGTCAGCGCCCTGGCGCGGATCAAGAGTTACCACGACTACGGCACCTTCACCCCGCTGCAGGTGGCGGCGATTGCCGCGCTGGAAGGTGATCAGCAATGTGTGCGCGATATCGCCGAGCAATACCGCCAGCGCCGCAATCTGCTGGTCAAAGGCCTGCACGAGCTGGGCTGGATGGTCGAAAATCCGAAAGCCTCGATGTATGTCTGGGCAAAAATTCCCGAGCAGTACGCGCAGCTCGGCTCGCTGGAGTTCGCCAAGAAGCTGCTGCTGGAGGCCAAGGTCTGCGTCTCGCCAGGTATCGGCTTTGACGACTACGGTGATGACCATGTGCGCTTTGCCCTGATCGAAAACCAGGACCGCACCCGTCAGGCGATTCGCGGGATAAAAACGATGTTCCGCGCAGACGGTCTGTTACCCGCCAAGAAGGCCAAGGCCGACGAGTAG
- a CDS encoding ABC transporter permease, with translation MSNPSVATPITETLKTARSSALFKRWTPALVLPMLGIIGFLLCWQLLANNIQTSLGQFPGPVQVSEQFSGLVSAHFKEREKAQTFYERQDARNATLLAKKPDAEIKVRPYTGKPTFIQQIFTSLYTVMAGFVIASLIAIPLGIVCGLSKSIYTVINPLIQVFKPVSPLAWLPLVTMLVSALYVSDDPLFAKSFLTSAITVALCCLWPTVINTTVGVASIEQDLNNVSKVLSLSPLSHVRRIVLPAAVPMIFTGLRMSLGTGWMVLIAAEMLAQNPGLGKFIWDEFQNGSSNSLGRIMVAVIVIGLIGFALDRLMLLLQRQFSWDKNAVLR, from the coding sequence ATGAGCAATCCGAGCGTCGCCACCCCGATTACCGAAACACTGAAAACAGCTCGCAGTAGTGCGCTCTTCAAGCGTTGGACACCGGCCCTGGTATTACCCATGCTGGGCATCATCGGCTTCCTGCTGTGCTGGCAATTGCTGGCTAACAATATTCAGACCAGCCTTGGCCAATTCCCCGGCCCAGTGCAGGTCTCCGAACAGTTTTCCGGCCTGGTAAGCGCCCATTTCAAGGAGCGTGAAAAAGCTCAAACCTTCTATGAGCGCCAGGATGCGCGTAACGCCACCCTGCTGGCGAAAAAACCCGACGCCGAGATAAAAGTGCGCCCCTATACCGGCAAGCCAACCTTTATCCAGCAGATCTTCACCAGCCTCTACACCGTGATGGCCGGCTTTGTCATCGCCTCGCTGATCGCCATTCCACTGGGCATCGTTTGCGGCCTGAGCAAGAGCATCTACACCGTCATCAACCCGCTGATCCAGGTGTTTAAACCGGTATCCCCACTGGCCTGGCTGCCGCTGGTGACCATGCTGGTCAGCGCGCTGTATGTCAGCGACGACCCACTATTCGCCAAATCTTTCCTGACCTCGGCTATCACTGTGGCGCTGTGCTGCCTGTGGCCGACGGTGATCAACACCACGGTGGGCGTGGCCAGCATCGAACAGGATCTGAACAACGTCAGTAAGGTGCTGAGCCTGTCGCCACTGTCGCATGTAAGACGCATCGTCCTGCCCGCCGCAGTGCCGATGATTTTTACCGGCCTGCGCATGTCGCTCGGCACCGGCTGGATGGTACTGATCGCAGCCGAGATGCTGGCGCAGAACCCGGGCCTGGGTAAGTTCATCTGGGATGAATTCCAGAACGGCAGCTCCAACTCCCTCGGTCGGATCATGGTGGCGGTGATCGTCATCGGCCTGATCGGCTTTGCCCTCGACCGCCTTATGCTCCTGCTGCAACGCCAGTTCAGCTGGGACAAGAATGCCGTACTGCGCTAA
- a CDS encoding pyridoxal phosphate-dependent decarboxylase family protein, which yields MPTSHEERQLLAEADRRALGYYDGIDSRPVYPSPTAIAALQAFEQPLPEQGLNDLEVLRQLDEIGSPATVASNGPRYFGFVIGAALPAAAAAERMVLAWDQCASSFDNAPVADVLERTAGRWVLDALDLPRSSAVGFGTSATACTLASLSAARRALLARKGWDFDGDGLIGAPEVRVVVSATCHITVKKALRILGFGINRLIVAPTGAQGRIDPAQLPALDDLSILCLQAGEVNTGEFDPFAELIPRAKAVGAWVHVDGAFGLWARASSSAHLATGVELADSWTCDGHKWLNTPYDGAMTICRDADALATAMNSDAAYASASKDAQKNLTLEFSRRARGVAIWAALASLGRDGLRELIDRHIRQAGRLAERLRDGGYPVLNRVVLNQVLVRGDNDAQTVAIREAAQASGEVWFGPTIWQGRPAFRLSVSSWRTMDADIELLADLLLRLKRQIPT from the coding sequence ATGCCCACCTCCCATGAAGAACGCCAGCTACTGGCCGAAGCGGATCGCCGCGCCCTCGGCTATTACGATGGCATCGACAGCCGTCCGGTCTACCCCTCACCCACCGCCATAGCCGCACTACAGGCATTCGAGCAGCCACTGCCCGAACAGGGCCTGAATGATCTGGAAGTGCTACGCCAGCTGGATGAGATCGGCTCGCCCGCCACCGTGGCCAGCAACGGCCCGCGCTACTTTGGCTTCGTCATCGGCGCCGCCCTACCCGCAGCCGCCGCAGCGGAACGCATGGTGCTGGCCTGGGACCAGTGCGCTTCCTCCTTCGACAATGCGCCGGTCGCCGATGTGCTGGAGCGCACCGCCGGACGCTGGGTACTGGATGCTCTCGATCTGCCGCGTAGCAGCGCCGTCGGCTTCGGCACCAGCGCCACCGCCTGCACCCTGGCCAGCCTGTCGGCCGCGCGCCGCGCACTGCTGGCGCGCAAAGGCTGGGACTTCGATGGCGATGGCCTGATTGGTGCGCCGGAAGTGCGCGTAGTAGTTTCCGCCACCTGCCACATCACGGTGAAGAAGGCCCTTCGCATCCTCGGTTTCGGCATAAACCGGCTGATTGTCGCCCCCACCGGCGCCCAAGGCCGCATCGACCCGGCGCAGCTGCCGGCTCTAGATGACCTGAGCATCCTCTGCCTGCAAGCCGGCGAGGTGAACACCGGCGAATTCGACCCGTTCGCCGAGCTGATCCCCAGAGCCAAGGCCGTCGGAGCCTGGGTGCATGTCGACGGCGCCTTCGGCCTATGGGCCCGCGCCTCCTCTTCTGCGCATCTGGCCACTGGCGTGGAGCTGGCCGACAGCTGGACCTGCGACGGCCACAAGTGGCTAAACACCCCCTACGACGGCGCCATGACCATCTGCCGTGATGCCGATGCCCTGGCCACGGCGATGAACAGCGACGCCGCCTATGCCAGCGCGAGCAAAGACGCGCAGAAGAACCTGACCCTGGAGTTCTCCCGCCGCGCCCGCGGCGTGGCGATCTGGGCGGCACTGGCCAGCCTCGGCCGCGATGGCCTGCGCGAACTGATCGACCGGCATATTCGCCAGGCCGGTCGGCTGGCCGAGCGCCTGCGCGATGGCGGTTACCCCGTACTCAACCGTGTAGTACTCAATCAGGTACTGGTGCGCGGCGATAACGACGCACAGACCGTGGCCATTCGCGAAGCGGCGCAGGCCAGCGGCGAAGTCTGGTTCGGCCCGACAATTTGGCAGGGCCGCCCGGCCTTTCGCCTGAGCGTCTCGTCGTGGCGCACCATGGATGCCGATATCGAACTGCTGGCCGATTTGCTGCTGCGCCTGAAACGACAGATTCCGACCTGA